From the genome of Gorilla gorilla gorilla isolate KB3781 chromosome 4, NHGRI_mGorGor1-v2.1_pri, whole genome shotgun sequence, one region includes:
- the LOC101152878 gene encoding protocadherin alpha-3 isoform X23 produces MLFSWREDPGAQCLLLSLLLLAASEVGSGQLHYSVSEEAKHGTFVGRIAQDLGLELAELVPRLFRVASKRHGDLLEVNLQNGILFVNSRIDREELCGRSAECSIHLEVIVDRPLQVFHVEVEVKDINDNAPVFPMAVKNLFISESRQPGSRFSLEGASDADIGTNSLLTYSLDSTEYFTLDVKRNDEEIKSLGLVLKKNLNREDTPKHYLLITAIDGGKPELTGTTQLKITVLDVNDNAPAFERTIYKVRLFENAPNGTLVVTVNATDLDEGVNKDIAYSFNTDMSADILSKFHLDPVNGQISVKGNIDFEESKSYEIQVEATDKGNPPMSDHCTVLLEIVDINDNVPELVIQSLSLPVLEDSPLSTVIALISVSDRDSGVNGQVTCSLTPQVPFKLVSTFKNYYSLVLDSPLDRESVSAYELVVTARDGGSPSLWATASVSVEVADVNDNAPAFAQSEYTVFVKENNPPGCHIFTVSARDADAQENALVSYSLVERRVGERALSSYVSVHAESGKVYALQPLDHEELELLQFQVSARDAGVPPLGSNVTLQVFVLDENDNAPALLTPRVGGIGGAVSELVPRSVGAGHVVAKVRAVDADSGYNAWLSYELQPGTGGARIPFRVGLYTGEISTTRALDEVDAPRHRLLVLVKDHGEPSLTATATVLVSLVESGQAPKASSQASAGATGPEAALVDVNVYLIVAICAVSSLLVLTLLLYTALRCSAPPTEGACGPGKPTLVCSSAVGSWSYSQQRQQRVCSGEGLPKTDLMAFSPSLPPCPISRDREEKQDSQPKYLPSQIWNFNLQIQLASLNYCLTRLLAKTF; encoded by the exons ATGTTGTTCTCCTGGCGAGAAGATCCTGGAGCCCAGTGCCTGCTGCTTTCTCTTCTGCTCCTCGCAGCCTCGGAGGTGGGGAGCGGCCAGCTCCACTACTCCGTCTCTGAGGAGGCCAAGCATGGCACCTTCGTGGGCCGCATCGCGCAGGACCTGGGGCTGGAGCTGGCGGAGCTGGTGCCGCGCCTGTTCCGGGTGGCGTCCAAAAGACACGGGGACCTTCTGGAGGTAAATCTGCAGAATGGCATTTTGTTTGTGAATTCTCGGATAGACCGCGAGGAACTGTGCGGGCGCAGCGCGGAGTGCAGCATCCACCTGGAGGTGATCGTGGACAGGCCGCTGCAGGTTTTCCATGTGGAGGTGGAAGTGAAGGACATTAATGACAACGCGCCAGTTTTTCCAATGGCTGTAAAGAATCTGTTTATTTCCGAATCCCGACAGCCTGGCTCTCGGTTTTCGCTAGAGGGCGCATCAGATGCAGATATCGGAACAAATTCGTTGCTGACTTACAGTCTTGATTCCACTGAATATTTTACCTTGGACGTTAAAAGAAATGATGAGGAAATTAAATCCCTTGGACTCgtgttgaaaaaaaatttaaatcgaGAGGACACTCCTAAGCATTATTTACTAATAACAGCAATTGATGGTGGGAAACCAGAGCTCACTGGCACGACTCAACTAAAGATCACTGTTTTAGATGTAAACGACAACGCCCCAGCGTTTGAGAGGACGATCTATAAAGTCAGATTATTCGAAAATGCACCAAATGGTACCCTAGTGGTGACCGTTAACGCCACCGATTTGGATGAAGGAGTAAATAAGGATATCGCGTATTCTTTCAATACGGACATGTCAGCAGATATTCTGTCAAAATTCCATTTAGATCCAGTTAATGGACAAATCAGTGTAAAGGGTAACATAGATTTCGAGGAAAGTAAGTCATATGAAATCCAGGTAGAAGCCACGGATAAAGGAAATCCCCCAATGTCAGATCACTGCACAGTTCTACTCGAAATTGTGGACATCAATGATAATGTGCCTGAGTTAGTTATTCAATCACTATCTTTACCTGTATTAGAAGACTCTCCACTTAGCACAGTCATCGCCCTGATCAGCGTGTCCGACCGCGACTCAGGAGTCAATGGACAGGTCACCTGCTCGCTGACGCCCCAAGTCCCCTTCAAGCTGGTGTCCACCTTCAAGAATTACTACTCATTGGTGCTGGACAGCCCTCTGGACCGCGAGAGCGTGTCGGCCTATGAGCTGGTGGTGACTGCTCGGGACGGGGGCTCGCCTTCACTGTGGGCCACGGCCAGCGTGTCCGTGGAGGTGGCCGACGTGAACGACAATGCGCCGGCATTCGCGCAGTCCGAGTACACGGTGTTCGTGAAGGAGAACAACCCGCCGGGCTGCCACATCTTCACGGTGTCTGCGCGGGACGCGGACGCGCAGGAGAACGCGCTGGTGTCCTACTCGCTGGTGGAACGGCGGGTGGGGGAGCGCGCGCTGTCGAGCTACGTGTCGGTACACGCGGAGAGCGGCAAGGTGTACGCGCTGCAGCCGCTGGACCACGAGGAGCTAGAGCTGCTGCAGTTCCAGGTGAGTGCGCGCGATGCGGGCGTGCCGCCTCTGGGCAGCAACGTGACGCTGCAGGTGTTCGTGCTGGACGAGAACGACAACGCGCCGGCACTGCTGACGCCTCGGGTGGGTGGCATCGGTGGCGCAGTGAGCGAGCTGGTGCCGCGGTCAGTGGGTGCGGGCCACGTGGTAGCGAAGGTGCGCGCAGTGGATGCAGACTCAGGCTACAACGCGTGGCTTTCGTATGAGCTGCAGCCTGGGACCGGCGGTGCGCGCATCCCGTTTCGCGTGGGGCTGTACACGGGAGAGATCAGCACGACCCGTGCCCTGGACGAGGTGGACGCCCCGCGCCATCGCCTACTGGTGCTGGTGAAGGACCACGGTGAACCCTCATTGACCGCCACGGCCACTGTGCTGGTGTCGCTGGTGGAGAGTGGCCAGGCACCCAAGGCCTCGTCCCAGGCGTCTGCTGGCGCCACGGGCCCGGAAGCTGCACTGGTGGATGTCAACGTGTACTTGATCGTCGCCATCTGCGCGGTGTCCAGTCTGTTGGTGCTCACACTGCTGCTATATACTGCTCTGCGGTGCTCCGCGCCGCCAACCGAAGGCGCCTGTGGGCCGGGCAAGCCCACGCTGGTGTGCTCCAGCGCGGTGGGGAGCTGGTCATACTCGCAGCAGAGGCAGCAGAGGGTGTGCTCTGGAGAGGGGTTGCCCAAGACGGACCTCATGGCTTTTAGCCCTAGCCTTCCTCCTTGTCCAATTAGCCGGGATAGAGAGGAGAAACAGGAT AGTCAGCCAAAGTACTTGCCTTCCCAGATATGGAACTTCAATCTTCAAATCCAGCTTGCCTCTTTAAACTATTGTCTAACAAGACTCTTGGCAAAGACATTTTGA
- the LOC101141132 gene encoding protocadherin alpha-1, which produces MVFSRRGGLGARDLLLWLLLLAAWEVGSSQLHYSIPEEAKHGTFVGRIAQDLGLELAELVPRLFRVASKTHRDLLEVNLQNGILFVNSRIDREELCQWSAECSIHLELIADRPLQVFHVEVKVKDINDNPPVFRGREQIIFIPESRLLNSRFPIEGAADADIGANALLTYTLSPSDYFSLDVEASDELSKSLWLELRKSLDREETPELHLLLTATDGGKPELQGTVELLITVLDVNDNAPLFDQAVYRVHLLETTANGTLVATLNASDADEGVNGEVVFSFDSGISRDIQEKFKVDSSSGEIRLIDKLDYEETKSYEIQVKAVDKGSPPMSNHCKVLVKVLDVNDNAPELAVTSLYLPIREDAPLSTVIALITVSDHDSGANGQVTCSLMPHVPFKLVSTFKNYYSLVLDSALDRESLSVYELVVTAQDGGSPSLWATARVSVEVADVNDNAPAFAQPEYTVFVKENNPPGCHIFTVSARDADAQENALVSYSLVERRVGEGALSNYVSVHAESGKVYALQPLDHEELELLQFQVSARDAGMPPLDSNVTLQVFVLDENDNAPALLAPRVGGTIGAVSELVPRLVGAGHVVAKVRAVDADSGYNAWLSYELQPAAGGARIPFRVGLYTGEISTTRVLDEADLSRYRLLVLVKDHGEPALTATATVLVSLVESSQAPKASSRASVGVAGPEAALVDVNVYLIIAICAVSSLLVLTLLLYTALRCSVLPTEGACVPGKPTLVCSSALGSWSTSQQRRQRVCSSEGPPKTDLMAFSPGLSPSLNTSERNEQPEANLDLSGNQLHKHWLILRHHKVKAIQDAEPTCGEKLS; this is translated from the exons ATGGTGTTTTCTAGGAGAGGGGGCCTGGGAGCCCGGGATCTGCTTCTTTGGCTTCTGCTCCTCgcagcctgggaggtggggagcagcCAGCTCCACTACTCGATCCCGGAGGAAGCCAAACACGGCACCTTCGTTGGCCGCATTGCTCAGGACCTGGGACTGGAGCTGGCGGAGCTGGTGCCTCGCCTGTTCCGGGTGGCGTCCAAAACACACAGGGACCTTCTGGAGGTAAATCTGCAGAATGGCATTTTGTTTGTGAATTCTCGGATCGATCGCGAGGAGCTGTGCCAGTGGAGCGCGGAGTGCAGCATCCACCTGGAGTTGATCGCCGACAGGCCGCTGCAGGTTTTCCATGTGGAGGTGAAGGTGAAAGACATTAACGATAATCCACCCGTCTTCAGGGGCAgagaacaaataatatttattcctGAATCTAGACTCCTGAATTCGCGTTTTCCGATAGAAGGAGCTGCTGATGCAGACATTGGTGCTAACGCTCTTCTAACGTACACGCTCAGCCCGAGTGATTATTTCTCTTTGGATGTAGAGGCAAGTGATGAACTGAGTAAATCTCTTTGGCTTGAATTGAGAAAATCTTTGGATAGAGAAGAAACACCAGAACTTCACTTATTACTGACAGCCACTGATGGGGGCAAACCGGAGCTGCAAGGTACAGTTGAGCTGCTGATCACCGTCCTCGACGTTAATGATAACGCCCCACTGTTTGACCAGGCCGTATACAGAGTCCACTTGTTAGAGACTACAGCAAATGGAACATTAGTGGCCACATTAAATGCCTCTGACGCTGACGAAGGTGTAAATGGTGAAGTCGTCTTTTCCTTTGACAGTGGTATTTCTCGTGACATTCAAGAAAAATTCAAAGTTGATTCCAGCTCAGGAGAAATTAGGTTAATTGATAAACTGGATTATGAAGAAACAAAATCCTACGAAATTCAAGTAAAGGCAGTTGATAAAGGAAGTCCTCCGATGTCAAATCACTGTAAGGTTTTGGTGAAAGTGCTGGATGTAAATGATAATGCTCCAGAACTGGCGGTCACTTCATTGTATTTGCCTATCAGAGAGGACGCTCCACTCAGCACCGTCATCGCCCTCATCACCGTGTCTGACCATGACTCAGGTGCCAACGGGCAGGTGACTTGCTCCTTAATGCCCCACGTCCCCTTCAAGCTGGTGTCCACCTTCAAGAATTACTACTCGTTGGTGTTGGACAGCGCCCTGGATCGCGAGAGCCTGTCGGTCTATGAGCTGGTGGTGACCGCGCAGGACGGGGGCTCGCCTTCGCTGTGGGCCACGGCCAGGGTGTCCGTGGAGGTGGCCGACGTGAATGACAACGCGCCAGCGTTCGCGCAGCCCGAGTACACAGTATTCGTGAAGGAGAACAACCCGCCGGGCTGCCACATCTTCACGGTGTCTGCGCGGGACGCGGACGCGCAGGAGAACGCGCTGGTGTCCTATTCGCTGGTGGAACGGCGGGTGGGCGAGGGCGCGCTGTCGAACTACGTGTCGGTGCACGCGGAGAGCGGCAAGGTGTACGCACTGCAGCCCCTGGACCACGAGGAGCTGGAGCTGCTGCAGTTCCAGGTGAGCGCGCGGGATGCGGGCATGCCGCCTCTGGACAGCAACGTGACGCTGCAGGTGTTCGTGCTGGACGAGAACGACAACGCGCCGGCGCTGCTGGCGCCTCGAGTGGGTGGCACTATTGGTGCAGTCAGTGAGCTGGTGCCGCGATTGGTGGGTGCGGGTCATGTGGTGGCGAAGGTGCGCGCAGTGGACGCCGACTCGGGCTACAACGCGTGGCTGTCCTATGAACTGCAGCCGGCAGCAGGCGGCGCGCGCATCCCGTTCCGCGTGGGGCTGTACACGGGCGAGATCAGCACGACTCGTGTCCTGGACGAGGCTGACTTGTCGCGCTACCGCCTTCTGGTGCTAGTGAAGGATCACGGTGAGCCGGCGCTGACAGCCACGGCCACTGTGCTTGTGTCTCTGGTGGAGAGCAGCCAGGCGCCAAAGGCGTCTTCGCGGGCGTCGGTGGGTGTCGCGGGCCCAGAGGCGGCGCTGGTGGATGTTAACGTGTACCTGATCATCGCCATCTGCGCGGTGTCCAGCCTGCTGGTGCTCACACTGCTGCTGTACACGGCGCTGCGGTGCTCAGTGCTGCCCACTGAGGGTGCGTGTGTGCCGGGCAAGCCCACTCTGGTGTGCTCCAGCGCGTTGGGGAGCTGGTCGACCTCACAGCAGAGGCGGCAGAGGGTGTGCTCTAGCGAGGGCCCACCCAAGACCGACCTCATGGCCTTCAGCCCAGGCCTGTCTCCAAGTCTTAACACGtcagaaagaaatgaacaacCAGAAGCAAATTTGGATCTTTCTGGTAAT CAATTACATAAGCACTGGTTGATACTGAGACACCATAAAGTCAAAGCAATCCAGGATGCTGAGCCAACATGTGGAGAAAAGCTGTCATAG
- the LOC101152878 gene encoding protocadherin alpha-4 isoform X20 yields MEFSWGSGQESRRLLLLLLLLAAWEAGNGQLHYSVSEEAKHGTFVGRIAQDLGLELAELVPRLFRVASKGRGGLLEVNLQNGILFVNSRIDREELCRRSAECSIHLEVIVDRPLQVFHVDVEVRDINDNPPVFPATQKNLSIAESRPLDSRFPLEGASDADIGENALLTYRLSPNEYFSLEKPSDDELVKGLGLILRKSLDREEAPEIFLVLTATDGGKPELTGTVQLLITVLDANDNAPAFDRTIYKVRLLENVPNGTLVIKLNASDLDEGLNGDIVYSFSNDISPNVKSKFHIDPITGQIIVKGYIDFEESKSYEIIVEGIDKGQLPLSGHCRVIVEVEDNNDNVPDLEFKSLSLPIREDAPLGTVIALISVSDKDMGVNGLVTCSLTSHVPFKLVSTFKNYYSLVLDSALDRESMSAYELVVTARDGGSPSLWATASVSVEVADVNDNAPAFAQPEYTVFVKENNPPGCHIFTVSARDADAQENALVSYSLVERRVGERALSSYVSVHAESGKVYALQPLDHEELELLQFQVTARDAGVPPLGSNVTLQVFVLDENDNAPALLAPRAGGTGGAVSELVPWSVGVGHVVAKVRAVDVDSGYNAWLSYELQPGTGGARIPFRVGLYTGEISTTRALDETDAPRHRLLVLVKDHGEPALTATATVLVSLVESGQAPKASSRALAGSVGPDAALVDVNVYLIIAICAVSSLLVLTLLLYTALRCSAPPTEGACAPGKPTLVCSSAVGSWSYSQQRRPRVCSGEGPPKTDLMAFSPSLPDSRDREDQLQTTEESFAKGEDRSWEFPPV; encoded by the coding sequence ATGGAGTTTTCCTGGGGAAGCGGCCAGGAATCCCGGCGTCTGCTGCTCTTACTTCTTCTCCTcgcagcctgggaggcagggaacGGTCAGCTCCACTACTCGGTCTCCGAGGAGGCCAAACACGGCACCTTCGTGGGCCGCATCGCGCAGGACCTGGGACTGGAGCTGGCGGAGCTGGTGCCGCGCCTGTTCCGGGTGGCGTCCAAGGGCCGCGGAGGCCTTCTGGAGGTAAATCTGCAGAATGGCATTTTGTTTGTGAATTCTCGGATCGACCGGGAGGAGCTGTGCCGGCGGAGCGCGGAGTGCAGCATCCACCTGGAGGTGATCGTGGACAGGCCGCTGCAGGTTTTCCATGTGGACGTGGAGGTGAGGGACATTAACGATAACCCGCCGGTGTTCCCAGCAACACAAAAGAACCTGTCCATCGCGGAGTCCAGGCCGCTTGACTCTCGGTTTCCACTAGAGGGCGCCTCGGATGCAGATATCGGGGAGAACGCCCTGCTCACTTACAGACTGAGCCCAAATGAATACTTTTCTCTGGAAAAACCATCTGATGACGAGCTGGTAAAAGGTCTTGGGCTTATATTACGGAAATCTTTAGACAGAGAAGAAGCTCCGGAGATTTTTTTAGTGCTCACAGCCACTGATGGAGGCAAACCCGAGTTGACTGGCACCGTTCAGTTACTCATCACAGTACTGGATGCCAATGACAATGCCCCAGCTTTTGACAGAACCATTTATAAGGTGAGATTACTAGAAAATGTTCCTAATGGAACATTGGTAATTAAACTTAACGCCTCAGATTTAGACGAAGGATTGAATGGGGacattgtttattcattctcaaATGATATTTCGCCAAATGTGAAATCCAAGTTTCACATAGATCCAATTACTGGACAAATTATTGTAAAGGGATATATTGACTTTGAAGAAAGCAAATCCTATGAAATTATTGTAGAGGGCATTGATAAGGGACAGCTCCCACTTTCTGGCCATTGTAGAGTTATTGTGGAAGTAGAAGACAACAACGATAATGTCCCAGATTTGGAATTCAAGTCTTTATCACTTCCAATTAGAGAGGACGCTCCACTGGGTACAGTCATCGCCCTGATCAGCGTGTCCGACAAAGACATGGGTGTCAATGGGCTGGTCACCTGCTCCTTGACGTCCCACGTCCCCTTCAAGCTGGTGTCCACGTTCAAGAATTACTACTCGTTGGTGCTGGACAGTGCCCTGGACCGCGAGAGCATGTCAGCCTATGAGCTGGTGGTGACCGCGCGAGACGGGGGCTCGCCTTCGCTGTGGGCCACGGCCAGTGTTTCTGTGGAGGTGGCTGATGTGAACGACAACGCTCCGGCGTTCGCGCAGCCCGAGTACACAGTGTTCGTGAAGGAGAACAACCCGCCGGGCTGCCACATCTTCACGGTGTCTGCGCGGGACGCGGACGCGCAGGAGAACGCGCTGGTGTCCTACTCGCTGGTGGAGCGGCGGGTAGGGGAGCGCGCGCTGTCGAGCTACGTTTCGGTGCACGCGGAGAGCGGCAAGGTGTACGCGCTGCAGCCGCTGGACCACGAGGAGCTAGAGCTGCTGCAGTTTCAGGTGACCGCGCGCGATGCGGGCGTGCCGCCTCTGGGCAGCAACGTGACGCTGCAGGTGTTCGTGCTGGACGAGAACGACAACGCGCCAGCACTGCTAGCGCCTCGGGCGGGTGGCACTGGTGGCGCAGTGAGCGAGCTGGTGCCATGGTCGGTGGGTGTGGGCCACGTGGTGGCAAAGGTGCGCGCGGTGGATGTTGACTCGGGCTACAACGCGTGGCTTTCGTACGAGCTGCAGCCGGGGACTGGTGGCGCGCGCATCCCGTTCCGCGTGGGGCTGTACACTGGCGAGATCAGCACAACGCGTGCCCTGGACGAAACGGACGCTCCGCGCCACCGCCTACTGGTACTGGTGAAGGACCACGGCGAGCCCGCGCTGACGGCTACGGCCACTGTGCTGGTGTCACTTGTGGAGAGTGGACAGGCGCCAAAGGCCTCCTCACGGGCGTTGGCGGGCTCTGTGGGTCCCGATGCTGCGCTGGTGGATGTCAACGTATACCTGATCATTGCCATCTGCGCGGTGTCCAGCCTTTTGGTGCTCACGCTGCTGCTGTACACCGCGCTGCGGTGCTCTGCGCCGCCCACCGAGGGCGCGTGCGCTCCGGGCAAGCCCACGCTGGTGTGCTCCAGCGCGGTGGGGAGCTGGTCATACTCGCAGCAGAGGAGGCCGAGGGTGtgctctggtgagggcccaccCAAGACCGACCTCATGGCCTTCAGCCCCAGTTTACCTGACTCTAGGGACAGAgaagatcagctgcagacaactGAGGAATCCTTTGCAAAG